One genomic segment of Allocatelliglobosispora scoriae includes these proteins:
- a CDS encoding DUF58 domain-containing protein has product MTSRAGGFALTGSGLTAVLGGAVLLALGLVGGYPTLVALGLGALAAAAIGLGHVARRPGLTAARGVDDDRVTAGGQARGRITVANPVRRPAPGFDVVDNVGGVPVRVAVPPLPAGGETVLDYPIPADRRGLLPLGPVRVERHDPWRLARRWAPLTGASLLWVHPRSHPTRPLPVGLALDFDGRHAERAGSTAFSSLREYQPGDDPRSVHWRSTARLGTLVVRDRVDTREPSVHIVIDASTTAIGVDAFEEAVSLAASICTAYQRAGRPVGLSAVGEDHAAVSAAGGHSVLDRLAALQRAQADPTALTRLIGRAPAGGGLVVITGGQPEVTDAVAACHRRFWTTVVARIGPALPDGLHHRSGIAVLTTATAEHGARLFTQLSGAA; this is encoded by the coding sequence GTGACCAGCCGTGCCGGCGGGTTCGCCCTCACCGGCTCCGGCCTGACCGCGGTGCTCGGCGGTGCGGTGCTGCTCGCCCTCGGGCTCGTCGGCGGCTACCCGACCCTGGTGGCGCTCGGCCTCGGTGCGCTCGCCGCGGCGGCGATCGGCCTGGGGCACGTGGCCCGGCGTCCCGGCCTCACCGCCGCCCGAGGCGTCGACGACGACCGGGTCACCGCCGGTGGGCAGGCCCGGGGGCGGATCACCGTCGCGAACCCGGTCCGACGCCCCGCACCGGGCTTCGACGTCGTCGACAACGTCGGCGGCGTACCCGTCCGGGTCGCCGTGCCCCCGCTGCCGGCCGGCGGTGAAACGGTCCTGGACTACCCCATCCCGGCGGACCGGCGCGGCCTGCTCCCGCTCGGACCGGTCCGGGTCGAGCGGCACGACCCGTGGCGGCTGGCCCGGCGCTGGGCGCCGCTGACCGGCGCGAGCCTGCTCTGGGTCCATCCCCGATCGCACCCCACCCGACCGCTGCCGGTCGGCCTCGCCCTCGACTTCGACGGTCGGCACGCCGAACGCGCCGGGTCGACGGCGTTCTCGTCGCTGCGCGAATACCAACCCGGCGACGACCCGCGCTCGGTGCACTGGCGCTCCACCGCGCGCCTGGGCACCCTCGTCGTCCGCGACCGGGTCGACACCCGGGAACCGTCCGTGCACATCGTCATCGACGCGAGCACGACGGCGATCGGCGTCGACGCGTTCGAGGAGGCGGTGTCGCTCGCCGCGTCGATCTGCACCGCCTACCAGCGCGCGGGCCGCCCGGTCGGGCTCTCCGCCGTCGGCGAGGACCACGCAGCGGTCTCGGCGGCGGGCGGGCACAGCGTCCTGGACCGCCTCGCCGCCCTACAGCGCGCCCAGGCGGATCCCACGGCGCTGACCCGGCTCATCGGCCGCGCTCCCGCCGGCGGCGGGCTCGTCGTCATCACCGGCGGCCAGCCCGAGGTCACCGACGCGGTCGCCGCCTGCCACCGTCGTTTCTGGACCACCGTCGTGGCCCGCATCGGGCCCGCACTGCCCGACGGGCTGCACCACCGGTCCGGGATCGCGGTGCTCACCACCGCCACCGCCGAGCACGGCGCCCGGCTGTTCACCCAGCTCAGCGGCGCGGCATGA
- a CDS encoding AAA family ATPase — translation MTINDIHTGPARRYVITGGPSAGKESVIEAIVKAGMSCSAEEAAREIYRQHRARLGRHLQRDDRRDYSREVLRAFIDEFKAHTQGVRFYNRGIPDGYGWDRFFGLEPYAELEEANQLYRYDAILVLDPLDTFEDEHDVVWAQDREIRRVHELIVQGYYDAGYSPIFIPADAPEERLDFICANLRLPRPSREE, via the coding sequence ATGACCATCAACGACATCCACACCGGCCCCGCACGCCGCTACGTCATCACCGGCGGGCCCTCCGCGGGGAAGGAATCCGTGATCGAGGCCATCGTCAAAGCGGGCATGTCCTGCTCTGCCGAAGAAGCTGCCCGAGAGATCTACCGCCAGCATCGTGCCCGGCTCGGGCGTCACCTGCAACGAGACGACCGTCGCGACTACTCCCGCGAGGTGCTTCGCGCTTTCATCGACGAGTTCAAGGCACACACCCAAGGCGTGCGCTTCTACAACAGGGGTATCCCGGACGGCTACGGCTGGGACCGGTTCTTCGGCCTGGAACCCTACGCCGAACTCGAAGAGGCCAACCAGCTCTACCGCTACGACGCGATCCTCGTACTCGATCCACTGGACACGTTCGAAGACGAGCACGACGTGGTGTGGGCGCAGGACCGAGAGATCCGCCGCGTACACGAACTGATCGTGCAGGGCTACTACGACGCCGGCTACTCACCGATCTTCATCCCGGCCGACGCACCCGAGGAACGGCTGGACTTCATCTGCGCCAACCTGCGCCTGCCCCGACCCAGCCGTGAGGAGTAG
- a CDS encoding RHS repeat-associated core domain-containing protein: MYDEDQYAGTVREQTVYNGVETKPVSKTVSVPWSSAATASRTIGGQTISAKFTATQTTYTGTALGVDGAGGWRITKTMQGMDPTYGTVSWSESLGDINESNDEKCITHTYNRNITKNILTTVSRTTTTALPCAQAPSTVNHMITDVRNYYDGAASSTTAPLYGTVTKTEQLKDWLPGSGTVWQVLSQSTYDKTGRPLTLTDLKGNTSSTVYQPTVGGPVTKTTATGPAPFSWSSVTEVNPYWGSVTKTVDFNTRTTGEATFDALGRTAKTWKLGWPRAGNENKPSAEFVYTLPPNRDAYSSIESRLLNADGNYISSFQILDGMLRARQVQAIAMDGSGNRVVSDTIYDDRGRVSAVYQAHGEPGAPSSTLWWEPQWSVPTVAVTEYDRASRPVASVVLEGDGVSNLVEKYRTTTAYEGNVQKVTPPEGGIARTVISDAAGRTVELRQHTSATGVNGPYLKATYAFDRQGQMSKAVDNAGNEWVYTYDPKGRKKTEKDPDKGTTLYGYNDFDELIQTTDGAGEVLFYVYDQLGRKKEMRDDTASGALRAEWKYDSLYTGQTGYRGQVTQAIRYEPAGSANAYQWQVRGFNSRYQPSGVNIVIPAVETDLSGTYIYGYGYSQYTGSQKSISYPAVGDVPNETVTTEFDDATGAENRIDTNWVGQSGTMASNWYTAFGELQVSTRKMPTGVYVDDMVEYETASRRVSRTMIQPETGTGLVSDRRYKYDFSGNIVSIEETPQVGAYDLQCFSYDKLARLTTAWTPKATVGCGPAASKANLGTTAPYWQQWGFDALNGNRTSETSYGTVDTTRQYTLPAGGQNVVRPHSVSAMTTTVTGQAPVTVNYGYNGNGAMTCRPAAAGVNTCGVETASQILRWNAEGSMDQATVNGAVTETALYDANGQRLVRRDPTGTTVYLPGQEVRREGGVTKGTRYYSLAGRVIGCRTGAGLAWTFPDHQTTQQIAVEAGTQAVTIRRQTPYGAARGVAVTWPNGKGFVGGDNDPTGLVNLGARQYDGALGRFVSVDPLMDLGDPQSWHGYSYTNSNPITKSDPSGLRPVDPELEAMQRQPVAPQKALAVAPTVQNPKLQKVINDLYKVYTTNQAGGNIKTWVGDGTAMDALEWELKTGLRTRKTFHYQDILDNAAEMSKILEGDVRAHNKIMDGHKVSQVEYDSLLSSSDVKTARSIFDRMWKVLGVKDTAGVITAEINATPERPTQVKAALESIKERYAVSDTTGEKFQINVKGNPERVVPRGAPPAAGGGTAPGRASGGGRVMGRIGGAMSILDFGIIAYYIYQYGPGGALCILTGMNCPIDPYPA; encoded by the coding sequence GTGTACGACGAGGACCAGTACGCCGGAACGGTTCGGGAGCAGACCGTCTACAACGGCGTCGAGACCAAGCCGGTCTCCAAGACGGTCAGCGTCCCCTGGAGTTCGGCCGCGACGGCGTCGCGCACGATCGGCGGGCAGACGATCAGCGCGAAGTTCACCGCGACGCAGACGACCTATACCGGTACCGCCCTGGGGGTGGACGGGGCCGGCGGGTGGCGGATCACCAAGACCATGCAGGGAATGGACCCGACATACGGCACCGTGAGCTGGTCGGAAAGCCTCGGCGACATCAACGAAAGCAACGACGAGAAGTGCATCACCCACACCTATAACCGCAATATCACCAAGAACATCCTGACGACGGTGTCGCGGACCACCACCACGGCGCTGCCGTGCGCGCAGGCGCCGTCGACCGTCAACCACATGATCACCGATGTTCGGAACTACTACGACGGAGCCGCCTCGTCGACCACGGCGCCGCTCTACGGCACGGTCACGAAGACCGAGCAGCTCAAGGACTGGCTGCCGGGCAGCGGCACCGTGTGGCAGGTCCTCAGCCAGTCCACGTATGACAAGACGGGCCGGCCGCTGACGCTGACCGATCTGAAGGGAAACACGTCCAGCACCGTGTACCAGCCGACCGTCGGCGGGCCCGTCACGAAGACGACCGCCACCGGTCCCGCGCCGTTCAGCTGGTCGAGCGTGACCGAAGTCAATCCGTACTGGGGTTCGGTCACCAAGACCGTCGACTTCAACACGAGGACGACCGGCGAGGCCACGTTCGACGCACTCGGGCGGACCGCGAAGACCTGGAAGCTCGGCTGGCCCCGAGCGGGCAATGAGAACAAGCCGTCGGCGGAGTTCGTATACACCCTGCCGCCCAACCGCGACGCCTACTCGTCGATCGAGAGCCGGCTGCTGAACGCCGACGGTAACTACATCTCGTCGTTCCAGATTCTCGACGGCATGCTTCGGGCGCGGCAGGTGCAGGCGATCGCGATGGACGGCTCCGGCAACCGGGTCGTCTCCGACACCATTTACGACGACCGCGGCCGGGTTTCGGCGGTCTATCAGGCCCACGGCGAACCAGGCGCCCCGTCGAGCACGCTGTGGTGGGAGCCGCAGTGGTCCGTGCCGACGGTCGCCGTAACCGAGTACGACCGGGCGTCGCGTCCGGTCGCGTCGGTGGTGCTGGAAGGCGACGGCGTATCCAACCTGGTCGAGAAGTATCGAACGACCACCGCCTACGAAGGCAACGTGCAGAAGGTGACACCGCCCGAGGGCGGGATCGCCCGTACCGTCATCTCCGACGCCGCCGGCCGGACGGTCGAACTGCGGCAGCACACCTCAGCGACCGGGGTCAACGGCCCGTACCTGAAGGCGACGTATGCCTTCGACCGCCAGGGACAGATGTCAAAGGCGGTCGACAACGCGGGCAACGAATGGGTCTACACCTATGACCCGAAAGGCCGTAAGAAGACCGAGAAGGACCCCGACAAGGGCACGACACTCTACGGCTACAACGACTTCGACGAGCTGATCCAGACCACGGACGGCGCCGGCGAGGTCCTGTTCTACGTCTACGATCAGCTGGGCCGCAAGAAGGAGATGCGCGACGACACCGCGTCGGGCGCGCTGCGTGCGGAATGGAAGTACGACAGCCTCTACACCGGGCAGACCGGCTACCGCGGCCAGGTCACGCAGGCGATCCGGTACGAGCCCGCGGGTTCGGCGAACGCCTACCAGTGGCAGGTGCGCGGATTCAACAGCCGCTACCAGCCGTCGGGTGTCAACATCGTCATTCCGGCGGTGGAGACGGACCTCTCCGGGACGTACATCTACGGATACGGGTATTCGCAGTACACCGGTTCGCAGAAGTCCATCTCTTACCCGGCGGTCGGAGACGTGCCGAACGAGACCGTCACCACCGAGTTCGACGACGCCACCGGCGCCGAGAACCGCATCGACACCAACTGGGTAGGCCAGTCGGGCACCATGGCGTCCAACTGGTACACCGCTTTCGGAGAACTGCAGGTCAGCACCCGCAAGATGCCCACCGGGGTGTACGTCGACGACATGGTCGAGTACGAGACCGCGTCCCGCAGGGTGAGCCGTACGATGATCCAGCCCGAAACCGGTACGGGCCTGGTCTCGGACCGCCGCTACAAGTACGACTTCAGCGGCAACATCGTGTCCATCGAGGAGACGCCGCAGGTCGGAGCATATGACCTGCAATGCTTCAGTTACGACAAGCTGGCACGGCTGACCACCGCGTGGACGCCGAAAGCGACCGTCGGTTGCGGACCGGCGGCGTCGAAGGCGAATCTCGGCACCACGGCCCCCTACTGGCAGCAATGGGGCTTCGACGCGCTCAACGGCAACCGGACGTCGGAGACCTCCTACGGCACCGTCGACACCACCCGGCAATACACCTTGCCGGCCGGCGGCCAGAACGTGGTGCGCCCGCACTCGGTGTCGGCGATGACCACGACGGTGACCGGCCAGGCCCCGGTCACGGTGAACTACGGGTACAACGGCAACGGCGCGATGACCTGCCGACCGGCGGCTGCCGGCGTCAACACCTGCGGCGTCGAAACCGCCAGCCAGATCCTCCGGTGGAACGCCGAGGGAAGCATGGACCAGGCCACGGTCAACGGCGCGGTCACCGAGACCGCCCTGTACGACGCCAACGGACAGCGCCTGGTCCGCCGTGACCCGACCGGCACCACGGTCTACCTGCCCGGCCAGGAAGTCCGGCGAGAGGGCGGTGTCACCAAGGGAACGCGCTACTACTCCCTCGCCGGGCGGGTCATCGGGTGCAGAACCGGCGCAGGTCTGGCGTGGACGTTCCCCGATCACCAGACCACGCAGCAGATCGCGGTGGAAGCGGGCACCCAGGCGGTGACGATTCGCAGGCAGACGCCGTACGGCGCTGCTCGCGGCGTCGCGGTCACCTGGCCCAACGGAAAGGGTTTCGTCGGCGGCGACAACGACCCGACCGGTCTGGTCAACCTCGGCGCCCGCCAGTACGACGGGGCGTTGGGCCGGTTCGTCTCGGTCGACCCGCTGATGGACCTGGGCGATCCGCAGTCCTGGCACGGGTACTCCTACACGAACAGCAATCCGATCACCAAGTCGGATCCCTCCGGCTTGCGGCCGGTCGATCCGGAGCTCGAGGCCATGCAGCGGCAGCCCGTCGCGCCGCAGAAGGCTCTCGCCGTGGCGCCGACGGTCCAGAACCCGAAACTGCAGAAGGTCATCAACGATCTGTACAAGGTCTACACGACCAACCAAGCCGGCGGAAACATCAAGACGTGGGTCGGCGACGGCACCGCCATGGACGCTCTGGAATGGGAGCTGAAGACCGGACTGAGAACCCGGAAAACCTTCCACTACCAGGATATTCTCGACAACGCCGCTGAAATGAGCAAAATCCTGGAGGGTGACGTCCGGGCGCACAACAAGATCATGGACGGGCACAAGGTCAGTCAGGTCGAATACGACAGTCTGCTGTCATCCAGCGATGTGAAGACTGCTCGGAGCATCTTCGACCGGATGTGGAAGGTCCTTGGCGTCAAGGACACCGCCGGCGTCATCACGGCCGAGATCAACGCCACCCCGGAGCGGCCGACACAGGTGAAGGCCGCCCTTGAATCCATCAAGGAACGCTACGCCGTCTCCGACACCACGGGAGAGAAGTTCCAGATCAACGTTAAGGGCAATCCGGAACGGGTAGTGCCAAGAGGTGCGCCACCGGCTGCCGGCGGCGGAACGGCACCAGGCAGAGCGTCGGGAGGAGGCCGAGTCATGGGCAGGATCGGCGGCGCGATGTCCATCCTGGACTTCGGGATCATCGCCTACTACATCTACCAGTACGGGCCCGGCGGCGCGCTGTGCATCCTCACCGGGATGAACTGCCCGATCGACCCCTACCCGGCCTGA
- a CDS encoding serine/threonine-protein kinase — MTDSEETVPPSGTRLDAGYLLERAIGAGAAGKVWRGRRDADGTPVAIKVLHTQYSHDPQTIARFVREHLTLRGLDHPHLVRVVDLVSIGDLRAIVMELVDGENLRQAAARGGVDSDRAAALLSQVCAALAHIHAAGIVHRDVKPENILITWRGAQPWAQLTDFGIVHIVGEAALTHQGQLVGTPAYLAPEIALGRPATAAADVYAIGVTAYELLAGRRPFTGDNPMAIVQANIDTAPPRPAELSSAAWQVVSACLAKDPAARPTATDLVTAFAGLAGRLGALPHDAPPPVPELGDRPEFRVPPPVVAAVSGIELPTAAPTRPAPPPPEPAPVRRRRRWPYYAAGITLVLVAAGLAGRWAGTAGKPVAQPTASAVAAAGSPQLWYLPVTATSPQRGTVRLEFADATSLPGFYGYVVFLDDQKYAQVTAAQAPPYTVSGRHRSTKSCYRVAALVVTDQPKPPDAAAVCLAADGTTATEKKK, encoded by the coding sequence GTGACGGACTCCGAGGAAACGGTGCCGCCGTCAGGGACCCGGCTCGACGCCGGCTACCTGCTGGAACGGGCGATCGGCGCGGGCGCGGCCGGCAAGGTCTGGCGGGGACGCCGCGACGCGGACGGGACGCCCGTCGCCATCAAGGTCCTGCACACGCAGTATTCGCACGACCCGCAGACCATCGCCCGGTTCGTCCGCGAGCACCTCACGCTGCGCGGCCTCGACCATCCGCACCTGGTCCGCGTGGTCGACCTCGTCTCCATCGGCGACCTCCGCGCCATCGTGATGGAGCTCGTCGACGGGGAGAACCTGCGCCAGGCCGCCGCTCGGGGCGGCGTGGACTCGGACCGGGCCGCCGCGCTGCTGTCCCAGGTGTGCGCGGCGCTGGCCCACATCCACGCGGCCGGGATCGTGCACCGCGATGTGAAACCGGAGAACATCCTCATCACCTGGCGCGGCGCGCAGCCCTGGGCGCAGCTGACCGACTTCGGCATCGTCCACATCGTCGGCGAGGCCGCCCTCACCCATCAAGGGCAGCTCGTCGGCACCCCGGCCTACCTGGCGCCGGAGATCGCCCTCGGCCGGCCCGCCACGGCCGCGGCCGACGTCTACGCCATCGGGGTCACCGCGTACGAGCTGCTCGCCGGTCGGCGGCCGTTCACCGGCGACAACCCGATGGCGATCGTGCAGGCCAACATCGACACCGCGCCGCCGCGCCCGGCCGAGCTCAGCTCCGCCGCGTGGCAGGTCGTCAGCGCCTGCCTCGCCAAGGACCCGGCGGCCCGGCCGACGGCCACCGACCTCGTGACCGCGTTTGCCGGGCTCGCCGGGCGGCTCGGGGCGCTGCCGCACGACGCCCCACCGCCGGTCCCGGAGCTCGGCGACCGGCCGGAGTTCCGCGTACCCCCGCCGGTGGTCGCCGCGGTGAGCGGCATCGAGCTGCCCACCGCCGCGCCGACCCGCCCGGCCCCGCCGCCACCGGAACCCGCCCCGGTCCGGCGCCGTCGCCGCTGGCCCTACTACGCGGCGGGGATCACGCTGGTGCTGGTCGCCGCAGGGCTCGCCGGGCGCTGGGCCGGGACCGCCGGGAAACCCGTGGCGCAACCCACCGCCAGCGCAGTCGCGGCGGCCGGATCACCGCAGCTGTGGTACCTGCCCGTCACCGCGACCAGCCCGCAGCGCGGCACCGTCCGGCTCGAGTTCGCCGACGCCACCTCGCTGCCGGGCTTCTACGGCTACGTCGTCTTCCTCGACGACCAGAAGTACGCGCAGGTCACCGCCGCCCAGGCCCCGCCCTACACGGTCAGCGGGCGGCACCGGTCCACCAAGAGCTGCTACCGGGTCGCCGCCCTCGTCGTCACCGATCAGCCGAAACCGCCGGACGCCGCCGCCGTCTGCCTCGCCGCCGACGGCACCACCGCAACGGAGAAGAAGAAGTGA
- a CDS encoding DUF3488 and transglutaminase-like domain-containing protein, protein MNRAVRLTVAGLLGLAPVVAFAPAFGRTAHATLGDTAYLVPTAAAAVLAAGTAIALGLGTRWTGSGRILAALGVLAGVVTVMINPGWQVVTGPQRLLTAALPYDVSGPELATVAALSGLAAIGAVEGALRRGRLLPLAVPVAVTALACSLGATVGPPPWWLVPSLLIAALVLLWRGPLRVAPVVLAGIVLAATLAGPALLSTAGRATPFDLRSLATPPVEPLVTTSPLAQFAAVRSGRLPLSLRVDADAAPARLRYLALDRFDGEYWTSTAQYRRAGEQLPDPGAVPSRTVTERVTIDQLGPLGWLVSSGRPVAVSVPGLGVDELGGAVALPDGGPAPMAYTVRSRVRDWSAEQLDTAVPARIPADAQTGIPADLGTEAQRIVGGAYGHAALSALAARFAHDGGFSVVEPRDTRPGHGVLHIRRLLTDRQGSAEQYASAYAVLARALGYDARVVVGFVPRPEAGGYRVAGRDIDAWAEVRFDGLGWAPYYPTPGQKGAPTDPPDQPEPELDVPPDQQNPESADPGATAALPIGEEESAALSPWLLLAAVGVLGILLLTVPPLAKVMIRRRRRRGSAAGRVLGSWRDTVDRLVEADVRILPSATAREGATAADGLLDGTTINELLELAALHDSAAYGPVPLTDADADRAWTHAGKVRHAIRSSLTPRRRARALLSLRPLVRRTLGGSGSLSRVRVWAASAGHNGVETGRRRVQPLDQID, encoded by the coding sequence ATGAACCGGGCCGTCCGCCTCACGGTCGCCGGGCTGCTCGGCCTCGCGCCCGTCGTCGCGTTCGCACCCGCCTTCGGCCGCACCGCCCACGCGACGCTCGGCGACACCGCCTACCTCGTCCCCACCGCTGCCGCCGCGGTCCTCGCCGCCGGGACGGCGATCGCGCTGGGCCTGGGCACCAGGTGGACCGGTTCGGGCCGAATCCTCGCCGCGCTCGGCGTGCTCGCCGGGGTCGTCACCGTGATGATCAATCCCGGTTGGCAGGTCGTGACCGGCCCGCAGCGGCTGCTCACCGCAGCCCTGCCCTACGACGTCAGCGGACCGGAGCTCGCCACCGTCGCCGCCCTGTCCGGACTCGCCGCGATCGGTGCCGTCGAGGGCGCGCTGCGCCGGGGCAGGCTGCTCCCGCTCGCCGTGCCCGTCGCCGTCACCGCTCTGGCCTGCTCGCTCGGCGCCACCGTCGGCCCGCCGCCCTGGTGGCTGGTGCCGTCGCTGCTCATCGCCGCGCTGGTGCTGCTGTGGCGGGGACCGCTGCGCGTAGCACCGGTCGTGCTCGCCGGGATCGTGCTCGCCGCCACGCTCGCCGGACCCGCGCTGCTCAGCACCGCCGGTCGGGCCACTCCCTTCGACCTGCGCAGCCTCGCCACCCCGCCGGTGGAGCCGCTGGTCACCACGAGCCCCCTGGCCCAGTTCGCCGCCGTCCGATCCGGCCGGCTGCCGCTGTCGCTGCGCGTGGACGCCGACGCCGCGCCCGCCCGGCTGCGCTACCTGGCGCTGGACCGCTTCGACGGCGAATACTGGACCAGCACCGCGCAGTACCGCCGCGCCGGCGAGCAACTCCCCGATCCCGGAGCCGTCCCCTCCCGCACCGTCACCGAACGCGTCACCATCGACCAGCTCGGCCCGCTGGGCTGGCTGGTCAGCTCCGGGCGGCCCGTCGCCGTCTCCGTCCCGGGCCTCGGCGTGGACGAGCTCGGCGGTGCGGTCGCGCTCCCAGACGGCGGGCCCGCCCCGATGGCGTACACCGTGCGGAGCCGGGTCCGCGACTGGAGCGCCGAGCAGCTCGACACCGCCGTGCCCGCGCGGATCCCCGCCGACGCCCAGACCGGCATCCCGGCCGACCTCGGCACCGAAGCGCAGCGCATCGTCGGCGGCGCCTACGGCCACGCCGCGCTGTCCGCTCTCGCCGCCCGCTTCGCCCACGACGGCGGTTTCAGCGTCGTCGAACCCCGCGACACCCGCCCCGGCCACGGGGTGCTGCACATCCGCCGGCTCCTCACCGACCGGCAGGGCAGCGCCGAGCAGTACGCCTCCGCGTACGCCGTGCTGGCCCGCGCCCTCGGCTACGACGCCCGCGTCGTCGTCGGGTTCGTGCCGCGGCCGGAGGCGGGCGGCTACCGGGTCGCCGGGCGCGATATCGACGCCTGGGCCGAGGTGCGCTTCGACGGCCTCGGCTGGGCGCCCTATTACCCCACGCCCGGGCAGAAGGGCGCGCCGACCGATCCACCCGACCAGCCGGAACCCGAACTCGATGTGCCTCCCGACCAGCAGAACCCCGAGTCGGCCGACCCGGGCGCCACGGCGGCGCTCCCCATCGGCGAGGAGGAGTCCGCCGCCCTCTCGCCGTGGCTGCTGCTCGCCGCCGTCGGAGTGCTGGGCATCCTGCTGCTCACGGTTCCTCCGCTGGCCAAGGTGATGATCCGGCGCCGCCGCCGCCGAGGCTCCGCCGCCGGGCGGGTGCTCGGCTCCTGGCGGGACACCGTGGACCGGCTCGTCGAGGCGGACGTGCGGATCCTGCCGTCGGCGACCGCCCGCGAAGGCGCTACCGCGGCCGACGGGCTGCTCGACGGCACGACCATCAACGAGCTGCTCGAACTGGCGGCGCTGCACGACTCCGCCGCGTACGGGCCCGTGCCGCTGACCGACGCCGACGCCGACCGCGCCTGGACTCACGCCGGCAAGGTACGGCACGCGATCCGCTCATCGCTGACACCGCGGCGACGGGCCCGAGCGCTGCTGTCATTGCGGCCGCTGGTTCGCCGGACGCTCGGCGGCAGCGGCTCGCTGAGCCGGGTACGCGTGTGGGCGGCGTCGGCCGGGCACAACGGTGTCGAGACCGGACGTCGCCGCGTTCAACCCCTAGATCAAATTGATTGA
- a CDS encoding AAA family ATPase: MTNPAGTDPAAYFAGVHAKLQANIARVLTGKADVIDSALTCLFAGGHLLLQDVPGVGKTTLAKALAASIDASCHRIQFTPDLLPSDITGTTVYDQRHATFEFRPGPVFAHIVIADEINRASPKTQSALLEVMQERQVTVDSLTYAVPEPFLVVATQNPIDLEGTYRLPEAQLDRFLFTLSVGYPDRADEQAILTGRAAAAAPTLTPVTSVDEVRWMIQYTSRIHVADGIAGYITDLVHATRIDTRLKLGASPRAGLALMRAAQARAAGKGRAFVVPDDVKAVAAPTLAHRLVLDPDAEVRRTRPEAVLADILAAVAVPVPASSR, translated from the coding sequence GTGACCAACCCAGCAGGCACCGACCCCGCCGCGTACTTCGCCGGTGTCCACGCGAAGCTGCAGGCCAACATCGCCCGGGTGCTCACCGGCAAGGCCGACGTCATCGACTCCGCGCTGACCTGCCTGTTCGCCGGCGGGCACCTGCTGCTGCAGGACGTGCCCGGAGTCGGCAAGACCACCCTGGCCAAGGCGCTCGCCGCGTCCATCGACGCCAGCTGCCACCGGATCCAGTTCACCCCCGACCTGCTGCCCTCCGACATCACCGGCACCACCGTCTACGACCAGCGGCACGCGACGTTCGAGTTCCGCCCCGGCCCGGTCTTCGCGCACATCGTCATCGCCGACGAGATCAACCGGGCCTCGCCCAAGACGCAGTCGGCACTGCTGGAGGTGATGCAGGAGCGGCAGGTCACCGTCGACAGCCTGACCTACGCCGTGCCCGAGCCGTTCCTCGTCGTCGCCACCCAGAACCCCATCGACCTCGAGGGCACCTACCGCCTGCCGGAGGCGCAGCTCGACCGCTTCCTGTTCACCCTGTCGGTCGGCTACCCGGACCGCGCCGACGAGCAGGCCATCCTCACCGGCCGCGCCGCCGCAGCAGCACCGACGCTCACGCCCGTCACCTCGGTGGACGAAGTCCGCTGGATGATCCAGTACACCAGCCGGATCCACGTCGCCGACGGCATCGCCGGCTACATCACCGACCTCGTCCACGCCACCCGCATCGACACCCGGCTCAAGCTCGGCGCCAGCCCCCGCGCCGGTCTCGCCCTGATGCGCGCCGCGCAGGCCCGGGCCGCCGGGAAGGGCCGCGCCTTCGTGGTCCCCGACGACGTCAAGGCCGTGGCCGCGCCGACGCTGGCGCACCGGCTCGTCCTCGACCCCGACGCCGAGGTACGCCGCACCCGCCCCGAAGCCGTTCTCGCCGACATCCTCGCCGCCGTCGCCGTGCCCGTACCGGCGAGCAGCCGGTGA